In the Nocardioides marmotae genome, CAGCCCGAAGGTGGTCACGAACTGGAGCAGCCCGAAGACCAGGGCGACGTTGATGTTGCCGACGACCTTGGTGTCCATGAAGCCCTCGGCGTAGTTCGACATCAAGATGTAGAGCAGGTACCACGCCAGGAACGCGGCGGTGGCCGGGAGCACGAAGCCCCGATAGCGCTTGCGCAGCTCGTGGAACTCGGGTGCGGCGGACAGCTGGTCGTAGACCGGATCGTGGCGGGTCGCCTGGTCCGGCACCTCGGGCGGTGTGGTCACCTCGGGGCCCCTCTCGTGGCAGGTGTGATCGGCGTCACCGTAGGAGTGGCCGCGGTCACGTCGGCAGCCCTGCGCCGGGGTGGGTCGCCCAATGGCGAGCGGTCGTCGGTGAGCGGTCGGTCGGGCGCGACGAACGGTCGGTCCGGGAGCGGGTGCCGGGACCGCGTGAGCGCCACCCGCGCGCCCGCCGAGCGCCTCCGGGCCGGCGCCTGACGGCCGAGTCGGCACTTCTGACGGCCGAGTCGGCACTTCTGTCCCGACTCGATCGCATCAGGTCCCGACTCGGCGGACGGCGTCAGCCGCGGTCGAGGTCGAGCGCCTCCGGCGTGTGCAGCCGCACCATGAACCGGCGGGTGTGCGCGGGGACCCGCGCCCGGGTGGCCAGCGAGACGCCGACCATCGTGGCGAAGGCGAGCGGCACCGACCACGCGGCCGGCTGCTCGACCAGCACCGTCGGCCACCCGTCGGGCGCAGCGGCCGCGAGGGTCGCCACGACCGCGGCGCCCGAGCCGAGCCCGCCGACGGCCAGCCCGGCGATCGCGCCGGCGGCGGTGAGCCCGCGCCACCAGATGCCGAGCACCAGCAGCGGGCAGAACGTGGAGGCGGCGACCGCGAAGGCGAGCCCGACCGCCCGGGCCACCCCGACGTGCGGCGCGGCCAGCGCCATCAGCAGCGGGACGACCACCGCGACGACGGCGCCGACCCGGAAGGCGGTCACGCCCGCCAGCCGCCGGCCGCGCCAGGACCGGCCGGTGACGTCCTGGGACAGCACGCCCGCGACCGCGATCGAGAGCCCCGAGGAGGTGGAGAGGAAGGCCGCGAACGCGCCGGCGGTGACCAGCCCGGTCAGTGCCTCGCCGAGCAGCCCGGGGACCATCAGCCGCGGCAGCTCGAGCACCAGCACGTCGGAGCGTCCGGCGGCGGCCAGCTCGGCGGCGTACGCCCGGCCGAGCGCGCCGTAGACCGGCGGCAGCAGGTAGAACAGCCCGAGCAGCGCGAGCACGACGAGGGTGGTGCGGCGGGCGGCGCGGCCGTCGGGGTTGGTGTAGAAGCGGACGACCACGTGCGGCAGGCCCATGGTGCCGAGGAAGGTCGCGACGACGAGGGAGTACGTCACGTAGAGCCCCGGCCCGCCGCCGGAGGCCAGCGGCGCCGACCAGTCGTCGGCGGGCAGCGCCGGCGAGGCCCCCGGGCGGCCGTCGGAGAGCCAGACGGTCACCAGGACGGCGGCGGGCAGCAGCAGCGCCCACAGCTTGAGCCAGTACTGGAAGGCCTGGACGAAGGTGATGCTGCGCATCCCGCCGGAGCTGACGTTGGCCAGCACGACCGCGCCGACGACCACCGGTCCCACCCACGTCGGCGCCCCGACCGCCGAGCTCAGCGTGATCCCGGCGCCCTGGAACTGCGGGTAGAGGTAGAGCAGCCCGATCGCGACCACCAGCACCGAGCAGACCGCCCGCACCTGCCGGGAGCCGAACCGCGCCTCGGCGAAGTCCGGCAGCGTGTAGGCACCCGAGCGGCGCAGCGGGGCGGCGACCAGCACGAGCAGGACGAGGTAGCCCGCGGTCCAGCCGATCGGGTACCACAGCATGTCGGCGCCGAAGGTCAGCACGAGCCCGGCGACGCCGAGGAACGAGGCGGCCGAGAGGTACTCCCCGCCGATCGCGCTCGCGTTCAGCCGCGGCCCGACCGAGCGGGAGGCGACGAGGAAGTCGCTGGTGGTGCGCGAGACCCGCAGCCCCCAGGTGCCGATGGCCAGCGTCGCCACCGCGACCAGCACGACCGCGACGATGCCCGGGGCGCTGGTCACTCCCCGACCTCGCTCATCAGCTCCAGGAAGTCGGCCTCGTTGCGCTCGGCACGCCGCACGTAGCGCCAGCCGAGCAGCACCAGCACCGGGTAGACCAGGACGCCCAGCAGCAGCCACGGCAGCGGAGCGCCCAGCAGCCGCACGTCGGTCAGCCCGGGCCACAGGTGGAAGGCCAGCGGCAGCGACCCGACCGTGCCGGCCAGCACCGCGAGCACCCGCACCGCCAGCCACAGCTGCTCGCGCAGCAGCGAGCCCATGTAGACCTCGCCCAGCCGGGTCTCGGCGTCGATGTCGCGCGTCCGCGCTCCGGGGGTACGCCGCCGGGGCGGGCCGGTCACCCGGACCCGCTCGACCCGCACCCGCTCCACGCGGACCCGCTCGACCTTGGCCCGCTCGACCTTGGCCCGCTCGGGCCGGGCCTGCTCGGGCGGGGGGCTGGTCATGCCCCCGACCGGCGCAGCAGCAGGTCGCGCAGCTCGCGGGTGTGCCGGCGGCTCACGCCGAGCTCGGTGCCGCCCGACACGACGACCGAGCAGCGCCCGGCGTCCATCCGCAGCTCGGCGACGTGGGCGAGGGAGACCAGCAGCGAGCGGTGGATGCGCACGAAGCCGGCCGGGCCCCACTCCTCCTCCAGCTGGGAGAGCGGGGTGCGCACCAGGTAGGACCCGCCCGTCGCGCCCTCGCGCACGTGCAGCCGGGCGTAGTCGCCCTGCGCCTCGACGTGGCTGATCGCGGAGCGGTCGACGAAGCGGGTCACCCCGCCCCGCTCGACCGCCACCGAGACGTCGTCGCGCGCGGGCGCCGGGTCGCCCCCGGACCCCTGCTGCCCGCGGGTCGCCTCCACCACGCGACGTACCGCCTCGGCCAGGCGGTCGGCGCGGACCGGCTTGAGGACGTAGTCGACCGCGCGCACGTCGAAGGCCTCGACCGCGTGCTCCTCGTGAGCGGTGACGAAGACGATCGCGGGGGGCGTGCGGAAGCGGCCGAGCACCGCGGCGAGCTCGAGGCCGGTGAGGCCGGGCATCTGCACGTCGAGGAAGACCACGTCGACGTCCGTCTCCTGGAGGATCCGCAGGCTCTCGGTCGCGGAGTCGCTGGCCAGCACCTCGCGGATCCTGGCGTCCTGGCCGAGCAGGAAGCGCAGCTCGTCGAGCGCCGGCCGCTCGTCGTCGACCACGAGTGCTCTCATGGGGCGGCTCTCACGGGTGCACCCCGGGGGCGAACTTCGGCACCCGCACGACGACCTTCGTGCCGGCACCGGGGGCGGTCTCCACGACCAGACCGAAGTCGTCGCCGAAGGCGTTGCGCAGCCGCGCGTCGACGTTGCCGAGCCCGACGGAGTCCAGCGAGGCATCGCCGGCCAACGCGCGCCGTACTCGCTCCGGGTCCTCGCCCACGCCGTCGTCCTCCACCTCGATCACGCACTCCTGGCCGCGGTCGTGCGCGGAGATGCGGATGTGCCCGACGCCCTCGGCCGACTCCAGGCCGTGCCGCACGGCGTTCTCGACGAGCGGCTGGACGCAGAGGAAGGGTACGGCGACGGGGAGCACCTCGGGGGCGATGCCGAGGGTCACCTGGAGCCGCTCGCCGAACCGCGCCTGCTCGAGCAGCAGGTAGCGCTCGACCGAGCGCAGCTCCTCGGCCAGCGTGGTGAAGTCGCCGTGCCGCCGGAAGGAGTAGCGGGTGAAGTCGGCGAACTCCAGCAGCAGCTCGCGCGCCCGGTCGGGGTCGGTGCGCACGAAGCTGGCGATCGCGCCGAGGGAGTTGTAGATGAAGTGCGGGCTGATCTGCGCCCGCAGCGCGCGCACCTCGGCCTCCATCAGCCGGCGGCGCGAGGCGTCGAGCTCGGCGAGCTCGAGCTGCCCGGAGACCCACTGGGCGACCTCGTCGGTGGCTCGGGCGAGCCCGGCGGTGGGGTAGGGCGCGAAGGCCTGGAGCGTCCCGACCACCCGCTCCTCGACGACCAGCGGGGAGACCACCGCGGTGCGGACCGGGCAGCCGGCCTCGGCGCACGGCAGGTCGGCGCGGTCGAAGCTGCGGGTGGCGCCGCGCTCGAGCGTGGCGACGGCGAGCGCGGGGGAGCGGCCTTCGTGGTGCTGGCCGGTGCCGTCCCAGGCCAGCAGCCCGGCGGAGTCGGTGAGCGCGAGCGCCGGCGTGCCGAGCAGCGCCCGCAGGTGCCGGATGCTGCGCTCGGCCGAGCCCGGGGTCAGCCCCTCGCGCAGGGCGGGGCTGGCGAGGGAGGCGGAGTGCAGCGCGCGGAACGTCGCCCGGTCGGCCTCGCTGCCGAGGTGGGTGCGGCGCCAGGCACGGACCACGGTCTCCCCCTCGCCCCGGCGATCAGCGGAAGTCGATGAGGAGCATGTCGGTGTCGGTGCCGTCGGAGATGGTGTCGGTCATCGGGTCCCGCTCGCCCTCCGGCTCCTCGGCGCTCCCGTCGTCCTCGCGGACGACCGTCGCCCGGAAGCACCGGGCCAGGTAGGGCAGCTGCATGCCGTCCATCCCGCGGCCGTACTCGTCGTAGAACCCCACCACCTCGGCGAGCTTCGCCGCCTGCGCCTCGGGGTCGAGCGTGGCGACGTTGGACCGGGAGAGCGCGAGGTCGCGGATCGAGTGCCGGTCGACGACCTGCCAGTGCTTGAAGGAGGCGTCCTCGACGAAGCCGAAGTGGGGGGAGGTGACCACGGCCGCGGCCGGGTCGTCGCGGTGCTCCTGGGTGCCGATGAGGGCGCCGAGCCGGCGCACCCACGGGACCCGGTGGTCGGTGAGGTTCCAGACCAGCGCGAGCCTGCCGCCGGGTCGCAGCACCCGGGCGATCTCGGGCAGCGCCCGCTCGTGGTCGAACCAGTGGAAGCACTGCGCGGCCACCACGACGTCGACCGAGGCGTCGGGCAGCGGGAGGTCCTCGGCCGGCGACTCGCTGACCGGCACGTCGGGCAGGTCCCGCTTGAGCACCGCCAGCAGCGCCGGGTCGGGCTCGGTGGCGTGCACGTCGTGACCGAGCCCGGCGAGGACCTTGGTCAGCTTGCCGGTGCCGGCGCCGACCTCGAGCACCGTGCAGGCCTCGGTGCCGGTCAGCCAGGCCGCCGCCTCGCGGGGGTACGACGGCCGGCCGCGGTCGTAGGCGTCCGCCACGGCGCCGAAGG is a window encoding:
- a CDS encoding DUF485 domain-containing protein → MTTPPEVPDQATRHDPVYDQLSAAPEFHELRKRYRGFVLPATAAFLAWYLLYILMSNYAEGFMDTKVVGNINVALVFGLLQFVTTFGLAFLYARFSESKLDPLARELNDEYVAQHGTHSPRRHHEGEDH
- a CDS encoding cation acetate symporter, coding for MTSAPGIVAVVLVAVATLAIGTWGLRVSRTTSDFLVASRSVGPRLNASAIGGEYLSAASFLGVAGLVLTFGADMLWYPIGWTAGYLVLLVLVAAPLRRSGAYTLPDFAEARFGSRQVRAVCSVLVVAIGLLYLYPQFQGAGITLSSAVGAPTWVGPVVVGAVVLANVSSGGMRSITFVQAFQYWLKLWALLLPAAVLVTVWLSDGRPGASPALPADDWSAPLASGGGPGLYVTYSLVVATFLGTMGLPHVVVRFYTNPDGRAARRTTLVVLALLGLFYLLPPVYGALGRAYAAELAAAGRSDVLVLELPRLMVPGLLGEALTGLVTAGAFAAFLSTSSGLSIAVAGVLSQDVTGRSWRGRRLAGVTAFRVGAVVAVVVPLLMALAAPHVGVARAVGLAFAVAASTFCPLLVLGIWWRGLTAAGAIAGLAVGGLGSGAAVVATLAAAAPDGWPTVLVEQPAAWSVPLAFATMVGVSLATRARVPAHTRRFMVRLHTPEALDLDRG
- a CDS encoding LytR/AlgR family response regulator transcription factor, yielding MRALVVDDERPALDELRFLLGQDARIREVLASDSATESLRILQETDVDVVFLDVQMPGLTGLELAAVLGRFRTPPAIVFVTAHEEHAVEAFDVRAVDYVLKPVRADRLAEAVRRVVEATRGQQGSGGDPAPARDDVSVAVERGGVTRFVDRSAISHVEAQGDYARLHVREGATGGSYLVRTPLSQLEEEWGPAGFVRIHRSLLVSLAHVAELRMDAGRCSVVVSGGTELGVSRRHTRELRDLLLRRSGA
- a CDS encoding sensor histidine kinase, translated to MVRAWRRTHLGSEADRATFRALHSASLASPALREGLTPGSAERSIRHLRALLGTPALALTDSAGLLAWDGTGQHHEGRSPALAVATLERGATRSFDRADLPCAEAGCPVRTAVVSPLVVEERVVGTLQAFAPYPTAGLARATDEVAQWVSGQLELAELDASRRRLMEAEVRALRAQISPHFIYNSLGAIASFVRTDPDRARELLLEFADFTRYSFRRHGDFTTLAEELRSVERYLLLEQARFGERLQVTLGIAPEVLPVAVPFLCVQPLVENAVRHGLESAEGVGHIRISAHDRGQECVIEVEDDGVGEDPERVRRALAGDASLDSVGLGNVDARLRNAFGDDFGLVVETAPGAGTKVVVRVPKFAPGVHP
- a CDS encoding class I SAM-dependent methyltransferase, which translates into the protein MADQPPATSPATGPATGPATGLARSFGAVADAYDRGRPSYPREAAAWLTGTEACTVLEVGAGTGKLTKVLAGLGHDVHATEPDPALLAVLKRDLPDVPVSESPAEDLPLPDASVDVVVAAQCFHWFDHERALPEIARVLRPGGRLALVWNLTDHRVPWVRRLGALIGTQEHRDDPAAAVVTSPHFGFVEDASFKHWQVVDRHSIRDLALSRSNVATLDPEAQAAKLAEVVGFYDEYGRGMDGMQLPYLARCFRATVVREDDGSAEEPEGERDPMTDTISDGTDTDMLLIDFR